One Rhea pennata isolate bPtePen1 chromosome 3, bPtePen1.pri, whole genome shotgun sequence DNA segment encodes these proteins:
- the CD93 gene encoding complement component C1q receptor isoform X2 translates to MGIVLLPPRLLLLLAPALFCGTPGCAVEHAEVLCAETACYTLHGDKLAWSGAQEKCQKNGGNLAAIRSLEEAQHVQELLSRSHAGAGWQGKVWIGLSREKGKCVQSHDPLRGFAWAGSGEKTNYSAWLAEPHTTCLSHRCASLQPAGPSSPTGWADGPCRVLLSGYVCKFSFQGMCAPLVLGGPGAVTYMTPFSVESATLAAVPFGTLAQVTCGADEPEQHFMLCKEREPAGGFTWHCRGPRCASCTRHDDSCEGECVEVEQGAPPCCACPPGYALDLDLASCLPADSCRPNPCEGPCRRLPDGGFECGCADGYVLAPDGQRCLDVDECLGQPCHQECRNMPGGFACTCHLGYEPEAPGSPRCHDVDECAATTAACPPLQLCLNVPGSFLCACRPGYQRDTRQEACVDVDECLRRPCPDTCLNMPGSYRCTCPPGFVSAVDGSACRPDSPGTEGLAGTSWPTHPPLPALPARPPGSSVQPAAAAATSAAATTTTAAAATTAASTASPGPGSARDAEHTTDGPKLLLYYILGSLVVILLMMAFTLALLAYRRRKAKEEKEQAKSAADDYRWVPEQAESSTAGSEFRNSRSLSGC, encoded by the exons ATGGGCATTGTCCTGCTGCCACcgcggctgctgctgctactggcCCCGGCCCTCTTCTGTGGGACGCCAGGTTGCGCAGTGGAGCATGCCGAGGTGCTCTGTGCTGAGACTGCCTGCTACACGCTGCACGGGGACAAGCTGGCCTGGAGTGGCGCCCAGGAGAAGTGCCAGAAAAATGGGGGCAACTTGGCCGCTATCAGGAGCCTGGAGGAGGCCCAGCATGtccaggagctgctgagcaggAGCCACGCAGGGGCCGGCTGGCAGGGCAAGGTGTGGATCGGGCTCTCCCGGGAGAAAGGCAAGTGCGTGCAGTCCCATGACCCGCTGCGGGGCTTCGCCTGGGCCGGCAGTGGCGAGAAAACCAACTACTCGGCGTGGCTGGCTGAGCCTCACACCACCTGCTTGAGCCACCGCTGTGCCAGCCTACAGCCCGCGGGGCCCTCATCGCCCACCGGCTGGGCCGACGGCCCCTGCCGGGTGCTACTCTCAGGCTACGTGTGCAAGTTCAGCTTCCAGGGCATGTGCGCACCGCTGGTGCTGGGTGGCCCAGGTGCAGTGACCTACATGACGCCGTTCAGCGTGGAGAGCGCAACGCTGGCAGCGGTGCCCTTTGGCACGCTGGCGCAGGTGACGTGCGGGGCAGACGAGCCGGAGCAGCACTTCATGCTGTGCAAGGAGCGGGAGCCAGCGGGGGGCTTCACCTGGCATTgccgcgggccgcgctgcgccAGCTGCACCCGCCATGATGACAGCTGCGAGGGGGAGTGCGTGGAGGTGGAGCAGGGCGCCCCGCCATGCTGTGCCTGCCCCCCCGGCTACGCACTGGACCTTGATCTGGCGTCGTGCCTGCCTGCCGACAGCTGCCGCCCCAACCCCTGCGAGGGGCcctgccgccgcctccccgaTGGTGGCTTTGAGTGTGGCTGCGCAGATGGCTACGTCCTGGCACCCGATGGGCAGCGCTGCCTCGACGTGGACGAGTGCCTGGGGCAGCCATGCCACCAGGAGTGCCGCAACATGCCCGGTGGCTTTGCGTGCACCTGCCACCTGGGGTACGAGCCCGAGGCGCCCGGCTCGCCGCGCTGCCATGATGTTGACGAGTGCGCCGCCACCACCGCTGCCTGCCCCCCGCTCCAGCTCTGCCTCAATGTGCCTGGCTCCTTCCTATGTGCCTGCAGGCCAGGCTACCAGCGGGACACCAGGCAGGAGGCCTGCGTGGATGTGGATGAGTGCCTGCGACGGCCCTGCCCCGACACCTGCCTCAACATGCCTGGCTCCTACCGCTGCACCTGCCCACCGGGCTTCGTGTCGGCCGTGGACGGCAGTGCCTGCCGCCCTGACTCTCCCGGCACAGAGGGGCTGGCAGGGACCTCCTGGCCCACACACCCACCACTACCAGCCCTGCCCGCGCGGCCCCCAGGCTCCTCAGTGcagcccgctgccgccgccgccacctccgctgccgccaccaccaccaccgccgcAGCTGCCACCACCGCTGCCAGCACTGCCTCCCCAGGGCCGGGGTCTGCGCGTGATGCTGAGCACACCACCGATGGCCCCAAGCTGCTCCTCTACTACATCCTGGGCAGCCTGGTGGTCATCCTGCTGATGATGGCTTTCACCCTGGCCTTGCTGGCctacaggaggaggaaggccaaggaggagaaggagcaagCCAAAAGTGCCGCAGATGACTACCGCTGGGTGCCCGagcaggcagagagcagcacGGCAGGCAGCGAGTTCAG AAACAGCAGGTCTCTGAGTGGCTGCTAA
- the CD93 gene encoding complement component C1q receptor isoform X1, with amino-acid sequence MGIVLLPPRLLLLLAPALFCGTPGCAVEHAEVLCAETACYTLHGDKLAWSGAQEKCQKNGGNLAAIRSLEEAQHVQELLSRSHAGAGWQGKVWIGLSREKGKCVQSHDPLRGFAWAGSGEKTNYSAWLAEPHTTCLSHRCASLQPAGPSSPTGWADGPCRVLLSGYVCKFSFQGMCAPLVLGGPGAVTYMTPFSVESATLAAVPFGTLAQVTCGADEPEQHFMLCKEREPAGGFTWHCRGPRCASCTRHDDSCEGECVEVEQGAPPCCACPPGYALDLDLASCLPADSCRPNPCEGPCRRLPDGGFECGCADGYVLAPDGQRCLDVDECLGQPCHQECRNMPGGFACTCHLGYEPEAPGSPRCHDVDECAATTAACPPLQLCLNVPGSFLCACRPGYQRDTRQEACVDVDECLRRPCPDTCLNMPGSYRCTCPPGFVSAVDGSACRPDSPGTEGLAGTSWPTHPPLPALPARPPGSSVQPAAAAATSAAATTTTAAAATTAASTASPGPGSARDAEHTTDGPKLLLYYILGSLVVILLMMAFTLALLAYRRRKAKEEKEQAKSAADDYRWVPEQAESSTAGSEFRARSDYLQSGAIFLKLFQHRAN; translated from the exons ATGGGCATTGTCCTGCTGCCACcgcggctgctgctgctactggcCCCGGCCCTCTTCTGTGGGACGCCAGGTTGCGCAGTGGAGCATGCCGAGGTGCTCTGTGCTGAGACTGCCTGCTACACGCTGCACGGGGACAAGCTGGCCTGGAGTGGCGCCCAGGAGAAGTGCCAGAAAAATGGGGGCAACTTGGCCGCTATCAGGAGCCTGGAGGAGGCCCAGCATGtccaggagctgctgagcaggAGCCACGCAGGGGCCGGCTGGCAGGGCAAGGTGTGGATCGGGCTCTCCCGGGAGAAAGGCAAGTGCGTGCAGTCCCATGACCCGCTGCGGGGCTTCGCCTGGGCCGGCAGTGGCGAGAAAACCAACTACTCGGCGTGGCTGGCTGAGCCTCACACCACCTGCTTGAGCCACCGCTGTGCCAGCCTACAGCCCGCGGGGCCCTCATCGCCCACCGGCTGGGCCGACGGCCCCTGCCGGGTGCTACTCTCAGGCTACGTGTGCAAGTTCAGCTTCCAGGGCATGTGCGCACCGCTGGTGCTGGGTGGCCCAGGTGCAGTGACCTACATGACGCCGTTCAGCGTGGAGAGCGCAACGCTGGCAGCGGTGCCCTTTGGCACGCTGGCGCAGGTGACGTGCGGGGCAGACGAGCCGGAGCAGCACTTCATGCTGTGCAAGGAGCGGGAGCCAGCGGGGGGCTTCACCTGGCATTgccgcgggccgcgctgcgccAGCTGCACCCGCCATGATGACAGCTGCGAGGGGGAGTGCGTGGAGGTGGAGCAGGGCGCCCCGCCATGCTGTGCCTGCCCCCCCGGCTACGCACTGGACCTTGATCTGGCGTCGTGCCTGCCTGCCGACAGCTGCCGCCCCAACCCCTGCGAGGGGCcctgccgccgcctccccgaTGGTGGCTTTGAGTGTGGCTGCGCAGATGGCTACGTCCTGGCACCCGATGGGCAGCGCTGCCTCGACGTGGACGAGTGCCTGGGGCAGCCATGCCACCAGGAGTGCCGCAACATGCCCGGTGGCTTTGCGTGCACCTGCCACCTGGGGTACGAGCCCGAGGCGCCCGGCTCGCCGCGCTGCCATGATGTTGACGAGTGCGCCGCCACCACCGCTGCCTGCCCCCCGCTCCAGCTCTGCCTCAATGTGCCTGGCTCCTTCCTATGTGCCTGCAGGCCAGGCTACCAGCGGGACACCAGGCAGGAGGCCTGCGTGGATGTGGATGAGTGCCTGCGACGGCCCTGCCCCGACACCTGCCTCAACATGCCTGGCTCCTACCGCTGCACCTGCCCACCGGGCTTCGTGTCGGCCGTGGACGGCAGTGCCTGCCGCCCTGACTCTCCCGGCACAGAGGGGCTGGCAGGGACCTCCTGGCCCACACACCCACCACTACCAGCCCTGCCCGCGCGGCCCCCAGGCTCCTCAGTGcagcccgctgccgccgccgccacctccgctgccgccaccaccaccaccgccgcAGCTGCCACCACCGCTGCCAGCACTGCCTCCCCAGGGCCGGGGTCTGCGCGTGATGCTGAGCACACCACCGATGGCCCCAAGCTGCTCCTCTACTACATCCTGGGCAGCCTGGTGGTCATCCTGCTGATGATGGCTTTCACCCTGGCCTTGCTGGCctacaggaggaggaaggccaaggaggagaaggagcaagCCAAAAGTGCCGCAGATGACTACCGCTGGGTGCCCGagcaggcagagagcagcacGGCAGGCAGCGAGTTCAG GGCAAGATCTGATTATCTGCAGTCAGGAGCAatctttttaaagctgttcCAGCACAGAGCTAATTAA